In Nitrospiria bacterium, the sequence CAGTCGCCGAGCGGCTCCGGCGGGAAAAGATCGAGCTGGTCGTCAATGCCCTCCACGGCCGCGGGGGGGAAGACGGCGCGATTCAAGGGTTGCTCGAAATTCTCGGGATTCCCTATACCGGCTCGGGCGTGCTGGCCAGCGCAATCGGCATGAACAAGGTGATGACGAAGCGAATTCTGGAGGCCCACGGTGTTCCCACGCCGAAATACTCCGTGCTTCGGTCGGATCATCTATCCGCCTCCGGATTCCGGGAACTCCCGGAAGAGTTGGAAGGCCCGGTGGTTGTGAAGCCCGTCTCGGAGGGATCCACCATTGGAGTCACGATCGTTCGGGACCTGGGGGCCGTCGAGGCGGCCTACCGGGAGGCGTTCCGACACGGCAATGAGATTCTTGTGGAGGAATACATCGAGGGACACGAGGTGACCGCCGGAATTTTGGAGGAGACCCCGCTCCCGCTGATTGAGATCGTTCCCAAGGACGCTTTTTACGACTACCGGGCGAAGTACACGAAGGAAATGACGGAATACATCGTGCCGGCCCGTTTCTCCTCGGAGGTTACGAAGGGAGTCCAGGCCCTGGCGTTGAAGACCCATCGGATCGTCGGGTGTCGGGGATGCAGTCGGGTTGATTTTCGGATCGATCGGGGCGAACGCCCGTTTGTGTTGGAGATCAATACGGTCCCCGGCATGACCGAGACGAGCCTCCTTCCCAAGGCGGCGGAGGCGGCCGGAATCTCCTATGATCAGTTGGTGGCCAAAATCGTTCATTCGGCGATCGAATCGTCACGAAGATGATGTATCGATACCATCGGTCCAGAGGAGATTTAAACTCCGTCCCTGCACAGAAAAGGGGCCAGAAAGGGGTTTCAAAACTGCGGCCGGCCCGGGCGCGCGGGAAAGGGGTTCTATGGGCCGGCCCGGGCGCGCGGGTTGCGAAGGTTCTCTTATATGCCCTGCCGTTGGCGGGTGTCGCGGGTGCGGGATTGTGGGGGTGGTACGCCTTGATGAACGGGGTGAGGCATTCAAGCCTGTTCACACTTCAGGAGGTCCGTACCGTGGGTTGGGAGCGGGCGGCAAAGCTCAAAGCCCTCGAGCGTCTTCGTTATTCTTCATCGGGATCAAGCCTCCTCGATCTGGATCTGGTTTCGCTGAAAGGGTCGTTGTTGGGCGAACCCTGGATCCGGGACGTGAACCTGCGCAAGGAATACCCGGACACCCTGTCCGTTCGGGTGACCGAGCGCCGTCCCGTTGCGGTTCTGGCCGGTCGGCAGATCGAGGCCATTGTGGATGACACCGGGACGGTGCTGGAGGAATGGCCCAACGGAGCGCAGACCCCCAATCCCTGGTCGCACCTTCCCGTCATTCATGGGGTGGAAGCGAGTTCACTACGGGACGGGGATTCTGCGGCCGTCCAACGGTTTGGAGCGGCCCTGGACGTTTTGCGCGCGGCGTCTTCATCAGCGGAGCCGGGGATGGATTTGGACGCCGGCCAATGGGACGACGTCCGGGTCCGGCGGAATGGATACTGGATCCGGTTCGGAGAAGGATCCATTGATGAAAAGTGGCGCCGCTTCCTGTCGGTCGAGAACGAGATCGAGCGGCGGCATGAGGGGGTGCAGGAAGTCGATCTGCGGTTTCCGGCGCAGGTGGTGGTCCGATGAAGCATGGACAACCGATTCCCAATGAATCCGTATAGTGAGCGTTATCCCCGCAGGTGAGGGCGGGGTCAGGGAGCGGATTAAGACGAGGAGACTCCACCCGGATCGAAGAATCCCCGGGTGGAAAGCCGGGGTTCTTCAACGACCGGCCCCGCGGCGGTCCGGGCGGCATCTGAAAGGAGGTCATCGGAATTGGCGAAGCGAGAAGATATCATCGTAGGCCTTGACATCGGCACGACGAAGATCTGCGCCATCGTCGGCGAAATCAACCGCTCGTCCCGGTCGGACGGCCTTTCCGGCATCGACGTGATCGGCATCGGCACCAGTCCATCCCGCGGACTCCGAAAAGGCGTGGTGGTGAACATCGAGAGCACGGTGGAGTCGATCAAGAAGGCGGTGGAGGAGGCCGAGCTCATGGCCGGGGTTCAGATCCAGGCCGTTTATGCCGGAATCGCCGGCGGGCACGTCAAGGGCTTCAACAGCCGCGGCGTCATCGCCGTGAAGGAGAGGGAGGTGAGTCAGGCGGATGTGGAACGCGTCATCGACGCCGCACGGGCCGTCGCGATTCCCCTCGACCGCGAAGTCCTGCACGTCCTACCGCAGGAATTCATCGTGGACGATCAGGACGGGATCAAAGACCCCCTTGGAATGGCCGGCGTCCGTTTGGAAGCCGAGGTGCACATCATCACCGGGGCCGTGACCTCGGCCCAGAACATCATCAAGAGCGTGAACCGGGCCGGGCTTGAAGTGATCGACATCATCCTTCAACCCTTAGCGTCCAGCGAGGCGGTGTTAACCCCGGAGGAGAGGGATCTGGGCGTTACGATGGTGGACATCGGGGGAGGAACGACCGATATCGCGACCTTTGTCGACGGAGGAATCTGGCATACGGCGGTATTGGGAATCGGCGGGAATCATCTGACGGGGGATGTGGCGATCGGGCTTCGGACGCCGGTGGCCGAGGCCGAGAAGATCAAGATCAAGTACGGCTGCGCCATGACCTCGATGGTGAAGGAGAATGAAACGATCGAGGTCCCCAGCGTCGGGGGCCGTCCGCCCCGGATTCTATCGCGTCAGATCCTGTCCGAAATCATCGAGCCGAGGGCCGAGGAAATCTTCGGACTGGTGGCCCGAGAGATCAAGCGGACGGGTTACGAGGAGCGGGTGGCCTCGGGGGTGGTGATCACGGGCGGGAGCGCCACGCTGAGGGGAATGGTCGAGGTGGCCGAACGGATTTTGGATCTGCCGGTCCGTCTGGGTGCTCCGACCAACGTGGGCGGCTTGGCGGACATCGTGAATAATCCGATGTATGCCACGGGGGTGGGACTGATCCTGTATGCGCTCAAGACGCAAGGGGAACGGGAGGTGCGGCGGTTCAAAGATCGGCGGCTGTTCTACAAAGTGGCCGGCCGGATGCGGGAATGGGTCCAGGAATTTTTTTAAGACAATTATAATAAGCGGGCATCCGGCTTTGCCGGTGCGAGCGCGGGGCGTGGGGGCATCGGAGGACGCGGGTCGATTTATCCGCACGGGCCCTCACACAAAAAAAGGAGGTCACGCATGTTTCTCTTTGAAGAGGCCGAGATCAGGCCGGCCAAGATCAAAGTCATCGGGGTCGGGGGCAGCGGTTGCAATGCGGTGAACACGATGATCGCCTCCAAGTTTTCGGGGGTCGAATTCATCTCGGCGAATACCGATGTCCAGGCGTTGAGCCTGTCCAAGGCGCCTTGCACCCTTCCGATGGGCGCCCGATTGACCAAGGGTCTTGGGGCCGGGGCCAATCCCAACGTGGGTCGGGAGGCCGCGCTGGAGGACGCACAGAAAATCCGGGAAATGCTGGAGGGAGCCGATATGGTTTTCGTGACGGCCGGCATGGGGGGAGGGACCGGAACCGGTGCGGCGCCCATTATCGCGAATGTCGCCCGGGAACTTGGAGCCTTGACGGTGGCCGTCGTCACGAAACCGTTTCAATTCGAGGGGGCGCTTCGGATGCGTCGTGCCGAGGAAGGCATCGACGAACTGAAGAAGGTGGTCGATTCCCTGATCGTGATCCCCAACCAGCGGCTTCTGTCGATCGTGGACAAAACCGCCTCCGTGCCGAAATCCTTCAAGATGGTGGATGATGTGCTTCGCCAGGCGGTCCAGGGGATCGCGGATCTCGTGACGACGCCCGGTCTGGTCAATGTGGATTTTGCGGATGTCCGGACCGTGATGGCCCATATGGGGCGGGCCGTGATGGGAATGGGATTCGCCCGGGGCGATCATCGCGCGGTGGAGGCGGCCCAGAGGGCGATCTCCAGTCCCCTGCTCGAGGAGGACGGGATTCATGGGGCGCGGGGGGTGCTCCTGAACATCACCGGGGGGGAAGGATTGTCCCTTCACGAGGTGAGCGAGGCCTCCACGATTATTCAGGAGGCGGCCGACCCGGAGGCCAACATTATCTTCGGCTCCGTGATCAACAAACAGATGAAGGAGGACGTGATCGTCACCGTCATCGCCACCGGTTTCGATAAGGAATTGATTCGGGAAGAGCCCGTAAAATCCGCGGCCTCCAAACCGGTGCCTTCGAAGAGCCTGGACCGGCCCGCCTTTCTGCGAAAGGTGGCGAACAGCGGATATCCGCCGGGCGGACTCAACGTCGATGATGAATGGGACGTTCCGACCTTTTTGCGAAAACAGGCGGACTGAGGTGTCTGATTCATAATTGCGGTGACGAAGGATCGGAAAAAATTCAGAGCGGAGCTTGTCTTCGCGCGGAGGGAAACTCCGCACTGTGCGGATTAAGCATGTCTAAGCTCATGGATCGGCATAATGTGGTAGGTGAGATGGCGGCATCGTTTCATGTGATCGAAATCGAGGACCATCGTGCCGTGGAACTTCCATGGAAGGGCGGAAATCCCCCATGGCGGGCGCTGTTTGGTCTTCGCGGTCCTCGTCCGATGGAAATTCTGGCGAAGTATTTCGGACTCCAAACGAACCGGATTGCGACGGTTCGCCAGGTGCACGGCGTTTCCATCTGGGTGGTCGACGCGGCCCAGGCTTCCGATCCATCCGGACCGGAACGGGAGGCGGACGCCATGATCACCAAGCGGCCTGGGATGGCGATCGCGGTCCGAACGGCCGACTGCCTGCCCATCTTGATCTGGGATGAGGTCAACAAGGTTGCCGCAGCCGTGCATGCGGGCTGGCGAGGATCGCTTAACGCGATCGCCTCCAAGGCCGTTCTGACGATGCGGTCTTCCTTCGGGAGCCATCCCGGCGATCTTCGAGTCGGAATCGGCCCGGCGATCGGGCCTTGTTGTTATGAAGTGAACGGGCCGGTGTTGACGCCGCTTCGGGAACGGTTCGGCTATTGGAGCGAGGTGGTAAGGGAGAAGGGGAACGGCAAAGGAATGCTCGACCTGGCGGGATTGAATTTCCGCCAACTGGTGGCCACGGGGGTTCCGCCGGAAGGGATCACGGTGGCCTATGCCTGCACCTTTTGTCATCCGGAACGTTTCTATTCGTTCCGACGCGACGGTGACTCGTCCGGCGGAATGATCAGCGGGATAATGATCCAAGCATGATCGTTCATCGGGACGGTTGTAAAGAGCCCAGTCGGGCAAGGCGTGCCGTGTCCCTGCCGGATGGAGAGATGGATGGATCAGTCGCCGCCAATCTGCGATGGGTCCGGGAACGGATCCTCGCCGCCGCGGAACGGTCCGGACGTGATCCGAGACGGATTACGCTGGTTGTCGTCACCAAAGGGGTGAGGAGCGACCGTGTTCGGGAGGCCGTGGCGGCCGGCGCCACCGTGCTGGGCGAAAACCGGGTTCAGGAAGCCCTGCCGAAAATCAAGGCCCTTGGGGAGACGGTTCGGTGGCATCTGATCGGCCACCTTCAGAGGAATAAAGTAAAGCAGGCCGTCCCGAATTTTGATCTGATCCATTCGGTCGACAGTCCCGAGCTGGCCGAAGAGATCGAACGGCGCGCCGAGCAGGCCGGGATCCGACAAAGGGTGCTGATTCAAGTGAATGTGTCCCGCGAGCCCAGCAAACACGGGATATTACCGGAAGCGGTGGACGATTTGGTTCGGAAAACGGCGGCCCTTCCGCATCTTGTTCTGGACGGATTGATGACGATTCCGCCCCCGTCAACCGATCCGAAACGATCGAGGCCCTATTTTCGCTGGCTGGGTGAAAAAGCGGAAGAGCTCGGGCGGGCCGGACGGCCCGTTCGGGAGCTGTCGATGGGAATGTCCGGCGATTTTGAGGTGGCCATCGAGGAAGGGGCGACCCTGATTCGTGTCGGGACCGCGATTTTCGGCCCTCGGGGAATGACGGAAGGGATTGAAGGGGGACCGGCATAACAATGTTCATCGCCGCCAACCTGATTAAGGCCGTCGCTGAGGTGGTCAGTATCATTTTGAATTTTTACATGTGGGTGATCATTATCCGGGCCCTGATCTCTTGGGTCAATCCGGATCCCTATAACCCGATCGTCCAGTTTCTTTACAAGGTGACGGAGCCGGTGCTGCACCCCGTCCGTCGGCTCATCCCGGTGTATAATATGGGTATCGATCTTTCGCCGTTGATCGTGATCCTGATCCTAATTTTCCTGAGAAGTTTTTTGGTGGCCAGTTTGTATCAATTGGCCCTTCGGCTGCAATAATCCGCCGCCGCGGGCCTCACGCACGTCAGCCAGAGGAGGATGGAATGAAGATCACACCGTTGGACATTCAGCAGGCCGGTTTCAAGGTCCGGGTGCGGGGCTATGACCGGCAGGAAGTGGACAGCTTCCTCGATGCCATCACCGAGGATTACGAGGCGCTGGTCCGAGAGAACAGCACCCTTCGAGAGAAGGTGGCCGAATCGGAGAATCAACTGGCCGAGTTGCGAAAGAAAGAGGCCACCTTGAACAATACCCTGATGAAAGCTCAAGACCTGGTGGAGGAAATGAAGCACGGGGCCCAAAGAGATGCG encodes:
- a CDS encoding D-alanine--D-alanine ligase, translating into MSPFNSSMLTNKKIAVLMGGASAEREISLKSGRAMEASLRRQGCTVVAIDLDETVAERLRREKIELVVNALHGRGGEDGAIQGLLEILGIPYTGSGVLASAIGMNKVMTKRILEAHGVPTPKYSVLRSDHLSASGFRELPEELEGPVVVKPVSEGSTIGVTIVRDLGAVEAAYREAFRHGNEILVEEYIEGHEVTAGILEETPLPLIEIVPKDAFYDYRAKYTKEMTEYIVPARFSSEVTKGVQALALKTHRIVGCRGCSRVDFRIDRGERPFVLEINTVPGMTETSLLPKAAEAAGISYDQLVAKIVHSAIESSRR
- a CDS encoding FtsQ-type POTRA domain-containing protein, producing the protein MMYRYHRSRGDLNSVPAQKRGQKGVSKLRPARARGKGVLWAGPGARVAKVLLYALPLAGVAGAGLWGWYALMNGVRHSSLFTLQEVRTVGWERAAKLKALERLRYSSSGSSLLDLDLVSLKGSLLGEPWIRDVNLRKEYPDTLSVRVTERRPVAVLAGRQIEAIVDDTGTVLEEWPNGAQTPNPWSHLPVIHGVEASSLRDGDSAAVQRFGAALDVLRAASSSAEPGMDLDAGQWDDVRVRRNGYWIRFGEGSIDEKWRRFLSVENEIERRHEGVQEVDLRFPAQVVVR
- the ftsA gene encoding cell division protein FtsA yields the protein MAKREDIIVGLDIGTTKICAIVGEINRSSRSDGLSGIDVIGIGTSPSRGLRKGVVVNIESTVESIKKAVEEAELMAGVQIQAVYAGIAGGHVKGFNSRGVIAVKEREVSQADVERVIDAARAVAIPLDREVLHVLPQEFIVDDQDGIKDPLGMAGVRLEAEVHIITGAVTSAQNIIKSVNRAGLEVIDIILQPLASSEAVLTPEERDLGVTMVDIGGGTTDIATFVDGGIWHTAVLGIGGNHLTGDVAIGLRTPVAEAEKIKIKYGCAMTSMVKENETIEVPSVGGRPPRILSRQILSEIIEPRAEEIFGLVAREIKRTGYEERVASGVVITGGSATLRGMVEVAERILDLPVRLGAPTNVGGLADIVNNPMYATGVGLILYALKTQGEREVRRFKDRRLFYKVAGRMREWVQEFF
- the ftsZ gene encoding cell division protein FtsZ — encoded protein: MFLFEEAEIRPAKIKVIGVGGSGCNAVNTMIASKFSGVEFISANTDVQALSLSKAPCTLPMGARLTKGLGAGANPNVGREAALEDAQKIREMLEGADMVFVTAGMGGGTGTGAAPIIANVARELGALTVAVVTKPFQFEGALRMRRAEEGIDELKKVVDSLIVIPNQRLLSIVDKTASVPKSFKMVDDVLRQAVQGIADLVTTPGLVNVDFADVRTVMAHMGRAVMGMGFARGDHRAVEAAQRAISSPLLEEDGIHGARGVLLNITGGEGLSLHEVSEASTIIQEAADPEANIIFGSVINKQMKEDVIVTVIATGFDKELIREEPVKSAASKPVPSKSLDRPAFLRKVANSGYPPGGLNVDDEWDVPTFLRKQAD
- the pgeF gene encoding peptidoglycan editing factor PgeF produces the protein MSKLMDRHNVVGEMAASFHVIEIEDHRAVELPWKGGNPPWRALFGLRGPRPMEILAKYFGLQTNRIATVRQVHGVSIWVVDAAQASDPSGPEREADAMITKRPGMAIAVRTADCLPILIWDEVNKVAAAVHAGWRGSLNAIASKAVLTMRSSFGSHPGDLRVGIGPAIGPCCYEVNGPVLTPLRERFGYWSEVVREKGNGKGMLDLAGLNFRQLVATGVPPEGITVAYACTFCHPERFYSFRRDGDSSGGMISGIMIQA
- a CDS encoding YggS family pyridoxal phosphate-dependent enzyme, translating into MDGSVAANLRWVRERILAAAERSGRDPRRITLVVVTKGVRSDRVREAVAAGATVLGENRVQEALPKIKALGETVRWHLIGHLQRNKVKQAVPNFDLIHSVDSPELAEEIERRAEQAGIRQRVLIQVNVSREPSKHGILPEAVDDLVRKTAALPHLVLDGLMTIPPPSTDPKRSRPYFRWLGEKAEELGRAGRPVRELSMGMSGDFEVAIEEGATLIRVGTAIFGPRGMTEGIEGGPA
- a CDS encoding YggT family protein, which encodes MFIAANLIKAVAEVVSIILNFYMWVIIIRALISWVNPDPYNPIVQFLYKVTEPVLHPVRRLIPVYNMGIDLSPLIVILILIFLRSFLVASLYQLALRLQ
- a CDS encoding DivIVA domain-containing protein produces the protein MKITPLDIQQAGFKVRVRGYDRQEVDSFLDAITEDYEALVRENSTLREKVAESENQLAELRKKEATLNNTLMKAQDLVEEMKHGAQRDADLVLKEAELKAEQMIHGAHEEMAAIRREILDLQKQRVVFLEKIRSMIKIFQRVVELEDREEDKNGKKERSEEERDDNVRLLKPKT